Proteins from a single region of Pyrus communis chromosome 6, drPyrComm1.1, whole genome shotgun sequence:
- the LOC137736128 gene encoding uncharacterized protein encodes MESPSPTTKVQLQRLLGKINFLRRFIANLANKIQPLTPLLKLKDKEEFEWAPPHQEAFDSIKAYLASPQVFMPPQRGKPLKLYISAFEKSIGSLLAQNNKGREEQAIYYLSRILIEMEARYIPVEKLCLALFLGTLEVASVWIPSSKAFLGKEEWIQQEIKRIASLWVTPWKLYFDDSCTQTAAGARIVIIDPIGAHHYYSFLLDYQETTNNRAKYEALIIGLEILIELGAIEVEVFGDSDYIFEGGNAIANEMAQLAFGA; translated from the exons ATGGAATCACCTTCTCCCACCACTAAAGTACAATTACAGAGGCTACTAGGAAAAATCAACTTCTTAAGGAGATTCATTGCCAACTTGGCGAACAAGATTCAGCCGCTAACTCCTCTGCTAAAGTTAAAAGACAAAGAAGAATTTGAGTGGGCCCCACCACATCAAGAGGCTTTTGATAGCATAAAGGCTTACTTGGCCTCTCCACAAGTCTTTATGCCACCTCAGAGAGGGAAACCTTTAAAGCTGTATATCTCTGCTTTTGAGAAATCAATAGGAAGCCTGTTGGCTCAGAACAATAAAGGCAGGGAAGAACAAGCAATCTATTACCTCAGTAGAATCCTTATTGAAATGGAGGCAAGATATATACCAGTGGAGAAGTTGTGCCTAGCTCT CTTTCTGGGGACTTTGGAGGTAGCCAGTGTATGGATCCCATCAAGCAAAGCATTCTTGGGCAAAGAAGAATGGATCCAACAAGAGATAAAAAGAATAGCTAGTCTTTGGGTTACTCCTTGGAAACTATATTTTGATGATTCTTGCACTCAAACCGCCGCGGGAGCCAGGATTGTTATTATTGATCCCATAGGTGCTCACCATTATTATTCATTCCTCCTAGACTATCAAGAAACTACCAACAATCGGGCAAAGTACGAGGCACTGATAATTGGTCTGGAGATCTTAATAGAGTTGGGGGCAATTGAAGTTGaagtttttggtgattcaga CTATATCTTTGAGGGAGGAAATGCTATTGCCAATGAGATGGCACAACTGGCTTTTGGAGCATAG